A stretch of Sulfurimonas autotrophica DSM 16294 DNA encodes these proteins:
- a CDS encoding YbgC/FadM family acyl-CoA thioesterase produces the protein MKIRVYYEDTDTGGVVYHSNYLNFCERARSEAFFDRGLTPVLEGGHFVARKVNADFYKSAKLGDMLEVKTRLMQMKAASFTLVQEIYKDEEKIFELEILLVYIDFDSKVQKLNNDSKKLILSLF, from the coding sequence GTGAAAATAAGAGTCTATTATGAAGATACAGATACCGGCGGGGTTGTTTACCATTCAAATTATCTAAATTTTTGTGAAAGGGCTCGGAGTGAGGCTTTTTTTGATAGAGGTTTGACTCCTGTTTTAGAAGGTGGACATTTTGTGGCTCGTAAGGTCAATGCAGATTTTTATAAAAGTGCAAAACTCGGAGATATGCTTGAAGTGAAAACCAGACTTATGCAGATGAAAGCGGCTTCATTTACACTGGTTCAGGAAATATATAAAGACGAAGAAAAGATATTTGAACTTGAAATTCTTTTGGTCTATATTGATTTTGACTCTAAAGTACAAAAGTTAAACAATGACAGCAAAAAGCTGATTCTTTCTCTATTTTAA
- a CDS encoding MFS transporter: MKTIDKNVIYLGWVSYFTDMSSSMITTLLPVFVVYVLHEGVDKLGIIIAIATFISYAFRVLFGYLSDRYQIVKPFVVTGYFISALSKPLLAFSHTYISVALLRGVERMGKAIRSASKDSLISSYVKNKEDGKTFGFHKTMDIAGELSGAFIVFLIFMYIAKDEHSIRVIFELTLIPGLIATFIALFFVKDAPKQLSKTQNVVNKEDYKLLPVLFIYFGFIFFIMSDQFFILKARNEGFSLATIPLFVIMLTAVQTLVSYYGGILSDKIGVIRVMLLAFIFGIVSISMMNVNLWLAFAFLGFFTVFSLNAIRAYISAYANSKGFVFGVFYGGVAVFSALGAIVIGYIWKNYGFENAVLISEAGMGVMFLTLLLWWSIFEKPRYSRT; this comes from the coding sequence ATGAAAACTATAGATAAAAATGTTATATATTTAGGCTGGGTAAGCTATTTTACCGATATGTCTTCGAGTATGATTACCACTCTTTTACCTGTTTTTGTTGTTTATGTACTGCATGAGGGCGTAGATAAACTGGGAATTATTATTGCCATCGCCACATTCATTTCTTATGCTTTTAGGGTTTTGTTTGGGTATTTAAGCGACAGGTATCAGATTGTCAAGCCTTTTGTTGTTACCGGGTATTTTATATCGGCGCTTTCTAAACCGCTTTTAGCTTTCTCGCATACTTATATAAGTGTTGCACTGCTGCGTGGTGTTGAAAGAATGGGTAAAGCTATCAGAAGTGCTTCAAAGGACTCTCTTATCAGCTCGTATGTGAAAAATAAAGAAGACGGCAAGACTTTCGGCTTTCACAAAACAATGGACATTGCGGGTGAACTCAGCGGTGCTTTCATTGTTTTTCTGATTTTTATGTATATTGCAAAAGATGAACATTCCATACGGGTTATTTTTGAACTCACGCTTATTCCCGGTCTTATTGCTACTTTTATAGCCCTCTTTTTTGTAAAAGACGCACCGAAACAATTGAGCAAAACTCAAAACGTAGTCAATAAAGAGGATTATAAACTTTTACCGGTACTCTTTATATATTTTGGATTTATCTTTTTTATTATGAGTGATCAGTTCTTTATTTTAAAAGCTAGAAATGAGGGTTTCTCACTGGCAACTATTCCACTTTTTGTGATAATGCTTACAGCTGTACAGACTCTGGTGAGTTATTATGGCGGAATTTTAAGTGATAAAATAGGTGTTATCAGAGTAATGCTGCTTGCATTTATTTTTGGCATTGTATCTATTTCTATGATGAATGTAAATCTTTGGCTGGCATTTGCTTTTTTGGGTTTTTTTACCGTTTTTAGTTTAAATGCTATTCGTGCCTATATTTCTGCATATGCAAATTCCAAAGGTTTTGTGTTTGGAGTATTTTATGGCGGTGTTGCTGTATTTAGTGCTTTAGGAGCAATTGTTATAGGGTATATTTGGAAAAATTACGGTTTTGAAAATGCTGTATTGATAAGTGAGGCAGGAATGGGAGTAATGTTCTTGACATTACTCTTGTGGTGGAGTATATTTGAAAAACCTCGATATTCCAGGACGTAA
- a CDS encoding HyaD/HybD family hydrogenase maturation endopeptidase, which produces MQNKNIVIGIGNLLFCDDGIGVIAINYLRKNYEFKQKLELLDGGTLGFNLAEYFLNYDNVFIVDTISIDDKAGEIYKIPSDELLNSSRYKNTAHEVEVVEMLEICELHGKRANITLFGIIPQDINSIGIGLSEVLHRKFDLLIQTLLKEVEILGIEVVKKDNVLLAEIIDELRL; this is translated from the coding sequence ATGCAAAATAAAAACATAGTCATAGGGATAGGAAATTTACTTTTTTGTGATGATGGGATAGGTGTCATAGCTATAAATTACCTTAGAAAAAATTACGAGTTTAAACAAAAATTAGAACTTCTTGATGGTGGTACACTTGGCTTTAATCTTGCAGAATATTTTTTAAATTATGATAATGTTTTTATAGTTGATACAATCTCTATAGATGACAAAGCAGGAGAGATATATAAAATTCCGTCAGATGAACTACTTAATAGCAGTAGATATAAAAATACAGCTCACGAAGTTGAGGTAGTAGAGATGCTAGAGATATGTGAATTACATGGTAAAAGAGCAAATATAACACTCTTTGGCATAATACCTCAAGACATTAACTCTATTGGAATAGGGCTTAGTGAAGTTTTACATAGAAAGTTTGATTTACTTATACAAACACTTCTAAAAGAGGTAGAAATTTTAGGTATTGAAGTTGTGAAAAAAGATAATGTTTTATTAGCTGAAATAATTGATGAGTTGAGATTATGA
- a CDS encoding nickel-dependent hydrogenase large subunit → MTKKIVIDPITRIEGHLRAEIEVDEDGVVKDAYVSGQLFRGIEMILKGRDPRDAGLLAGRICGVCTNSHFRAAVTSVEDAYSLKLPKNAEIIRDLMAMALFIQDHVVHFYHLHSLDFVDVTTALKADPKATSKEAHKYTQKPFRNSHSHYEAVLEKLGNFVKAGKLGPFSNGYWGHVDYKLTPEQNLIMISHYLEALKFQTNISKAVAIFGGKTPHPQSIVVGGVTSVADMLNPQRLNDYLFIIKEAKDFIERAYLPDAKLLSIAYRDEVKAGIGRANGNFLSVGGYEFEGERKLFCDGVIYNHDFETIEDFDETKITEEVDRAWYKDKMNGNVREGTLGYDEVHYTDLNEDGSLKTAKNSDKYSWVKAPRYNGKTMESGPLARVLISYTKDNTLIKSFVDEFLKETDLELMDLSTTVGRNAARAIETNYICEYIFKLVSRLIQNIKYYDTDTWVKFDFNSLEKEAKGRAFFEVPRGVLSHFINIKNARIENFSVIAPTTWNATPRNFDGLRGAYEEALVGLKIEDTSKPLEVLRVLHSFDPCLACAVHVIDADGKELSRCKIKT, encoded by the coding sequence ATGACTAAAAAAATTGTTATTGACCCTATTACAAGGATTGAAGGGCATCTACGGGCTGAAATTGAGGTGGATGAAGATGGCGTTGTAAAAGATGCATATGTCAGTGGACAGCTTTTTCGTGGCATAGAGATGATACTAAAAGGGCGAGACCCTCGTGATGCCGGACTTTTGGCAGGGCGTATATGTGGTGTTTGCACAAACTCTCATTTTCGTGCCGCTGTTACAAGTGTGGAGGATGCTTACTCTTTAAAACTTCCTAAAAATGCTGAGATTATCAGAGATTTGATGGCTATGGCACTTTTTATTCAAGATCATGTTGTGCACTTTTATCATCTTCACTCTTTGGATTTTGTAGATGTAACAACTGCTTTAAAGGCAGACCCAAAAGCAACTTCTAAAGAGGCTCATAAGTACACGCAAAAACCTTTTAGGAACTCGCACTCTCATTATGAAGCAGTGCTGGAGAAATTAGGTAACTTTGTAAAGGCTGGAAAACTTGGTCCATTTTCAAACGGCTACTGGGGTCATGTGGATTATAAACTAACTCCTGAACAAAATCTCATTATGATTTCTCACTATTTAGAGGCTCTTAAATTTCAAACAAATATAAGTAAAGCCGTAGCTATTTTTGGTGGTAAAACCCCACATCCGCAAAGCATAGTAGTTGGTGGTGTAACAAGTGTCGCTGACATGTTAAATCCTCAACGGTTAAATGATTATCTTTTTATCATCAAAGAGGCGAAAGATTTTATAGAACGTGCCTACCTCCCAGATGCAAAGCTGTTGTCTATCGCTTATAGAGATGAGGTAAAAGCTGGAATTGGTCGTGCCAATGGTAACTTTTTATCTGTTGGTGGTTATGAATTTGAGGGGGAGCGAAAACTCTTTTGTGATGGTGTTATTTATAATCATGATTTTGAAACAATAGAAGATTTTGATGAGACTAAAATAACAGAAGAGGTTGACCGTGCTTGGTATAAAGACAAAATGAATGGCAATGTGAGAGAAGGTACCCTGGGGTATGATGAAGTGCACTACACAGACCTAAATGAAGATGGTTCTTTAAAAACTGCAAAGAATAGTGATAAATATTCATGGGTAAAAGCTCCAAGATACAACGGAAAAACTATGGAGAGTGGACCACTCGCAAGGGTGCTAATTAGCTATACTAAAGATAACACTCTTATAAAATCTTTTGTAGATGAGTTTTTAAAAGAGACAGATTTGGAGCTGATGGATTTATCTACTACTGTTGGTAGAAATGCAGCAAGGGCAATAGAAACGAACTATATATGTGAGTATATCTTTAAGCTTGTCTCTCGCCTGATACAAAATATAAAATACTATGATACGGATACATGGGTAAAATTTGATTTTAACTCTTTAGAAAAAGAGGCAAAAGGGAGAGCATTTTTTGAAGTGCCTCGCGGTGTTCTATCTCATTTTATAAATATAAAAAATGCTCGTATTGAAAACTTTTCAGTAATAGCACCAACAACATGGAATGCAACACCTAGAAATTTTGACGGACTCAGAGGTGCATATGAGGAGGCTCTGGTTGGCTTAAAGATAGAAGACACTTCAAAACCTTTGGAAGTTTTAAGAGTTTTGCACTCTTTTGATCCATGCTTGGCATGTGCGGTTCATGTTATAGATGCAGATGGTAAAGAGTTAAGCAGATGCAAAATAAAAACATAG
- a CDS encoding hydrogenase small subunit — MRVVIVGGGIAAVYLANNLKKQNSALEVMILSDEKYVPYDRIHLCRLVDGSEDSDTISLDLDPTVKLELNQKINKIDKSKKKVFSDDSMFSYDKLIIATGSKPITLFDIEGIKNATVFRSVEDSELIKNGVENREIVIVGGGPLGLELLETLDEMPHVKNITLLLRSTHLYSKHLSIDSIKMIQECCTKSGKVRISYEDEIVEHEVNNQEITLLKTKKLQIKNPFLIFAIGIKPNIEIFRETLRCNKGILTNLYMQTEDEDIYAVGECAEVEELHFIAGHVKECTSEADCAISHILQTDIKEFKLEVSIDMLKVGEFDLVEVHSPKSSSDYEKVLITSKKDNRIDEYFIREDKLTRFIGINSNVDVGYIENLIEIADKVDINYLYQNRLIGERGRLICSCEHVYYQDLVDIVTRTGISSFGELSDFSNAGRVCGRCKMMVKNVIKDSQHLIDPNMPRKTPEDIKREKEIREIQKRLDKFNVIHPRNSLTADNLDSAMESLDIAKHEINSWISMVTASMQLHPNFEEVVEKGVKSLNKVPIVWLELADCSGNSEAFIKSANPAIEDLIFDYISLDYHELLMSASGNQSETILEDIITNQKGEYILIVEGAVPMAMDGKFLRVGPKGETGIELLQKCANDAALVIAVGSCAFDGGVVAASPNPTGAVGVAQALKREDVINIPGCPTNPTNIVGTLLSYIMFEELPALDEFNRPLWAYKGRVHDNCERRGHYELGEFVQEWGDAGAKKGYCLFEMGCKGPYTNVNCPTMKFNSSTSWPVQAGHGCMGCVERGFVDKFANERKYVEEENND, encoded by the coding sequence ATGAGAGTAGTGATTGTCGGTGGTGGTATAGCTGCAGTATATTTAGCAAATAACCTGAAAAAACAAAATTCTGCTTTAGAAGTAATGATACTTAGCGATGAAAAATATGTTCCTTATGACAGGATACATCTCTGTCGTTTAGTTGATGGCTCAGAAGATAGTGATACAATATCTTTGGATCTTGACCCTACTGTAAAACTTGAACTAAATCAAAAAATCAACAAAATAGACAAATCAAAAAAGAAAGTTTTCTCAGACGACTCAATGTTTAGTTATGACAAACTCATTATTGCTACTGGCTCTAAACCCATTACACTCTTTGATATAGAGGGCATTAAAAATGCGACTGTATTTAGAAGTGTTGAAGATTCTGAACTTATTAAAAATGGTGTTGAAAATAGAGAGATTGTTATAGTAGGGGGCGGTCCTTTAGGACTTGAACTTCTTGAGACTTTAGACGAGATGCCACATGTAAAAAATATAACACTACTTTTACGCTCTACTCATCTTTACAGCAAGCACCTATCTATTGACTCCATAAAAATGATCCAAGAGTGTTGCACAAAGAGTGGAAAAGTTAGAATATCTTACGAAGATGAGATAGTTGAACATGAAGTAAATAATCAAGAAATAACACTTCTTAAAACTAAAAAACTTCAAATCAAAAATCCTTTTTTAATTTTTGCTATAGGTATAAAACCAAATATTGAGATTTTTAGAGAGACTTTGAGATGCAACAAAGGAATCTTAACCAACCTTTATATGCAAACAGAGGATGAGGATATTTACGCTGTTGGAGAGTGTGCAGAAGTTGAAGAGTTACACTTTATAGCCGGACATGTCAAAGAGTGTACGAGCGAGGCAGATTGTGCCATATCTCACATTTTGCAAACAGATATAAAAGAGTTTAAACTTGAAGTCAGTATTGACATGTTAAAAGTTGGTGAGTTTGACTTAGTTGAAGTCCATTCGCCAAAATCGAGTAGTGATTACGAGAAGGTGCTTATCACCTCAAAAAAGGATAACCGAATAGATGAATACTTTATACGTGAAGATAAACTTACAAGATTTATAGGGATAAACTCCAATGTGGATGTTGGCTATATAGAAAATTTAATAGAGATCGCGGATAAGGTAGATATTAACTATCTTTATCAAAACAGACTTATAGGTGAGAGAGGCCGGCTTATTTGTAGTTGTGAGCATGTTTACTATCAAGATTTGGTAGATATTGTCACTCGGACTGGAATTTCTTCATTTGGAGAACTAAGTGATTTCTCAAATGCTGGTAGAGTTTGTGGCAGATGTAAAATGATGGTGAAGAATGTCATAAAAGATTCTCAACATCTCATAGATCCAAATATGCCGAGAAAAACTCCAGAGGATATTAAAAGAGAAAAAGAGATAAGAGAGATTCAAAAACGCCTAGATAAGTTTAATGTGATTCATCCAAGAAATTCTCTTACAGCAGATAACCTTGATTCGGCAATGGAGTCCTTAGATATTGCAAAACATGAGATAAATAGTTGGATTTCAATGGTTACAGCCTCTATGCAGCTTCATCCAAATTTTGAAGAAGTGGTTGAAAAAGGTGTTAAGTCTTTAAACAAAGTTCCAATAGTTTGGCTTGAGTTAGCGGATTGTAGCGGAAATTCTGAAGCATTTATAAAGTCGGCAAATCCGGCGATTGAAGATTTGATATTTGATTATATTTCGCTTGATTATCATGAACTTTTAATGAGTGCTAGTGGAAATCAAAGCGAGACTATTTTAGAAGATATTATCACAAATCAAAAGGGTGAATATATTTTGATAGTAGAGGGTGCGGTTCCTATGGCAATGGATGGAAAATTTCTAAGAGTAGGTCCAAAAGGAGAAACCGGTATAGAGTTACTTCAAAAATGTGCAAATGATGCAGCTCTTGTTATCGCAGTTGGAAGTTGTGCGTTTGACGGCGGTGTAGTAGCGGCCTCTCCAAATCCAACTGGAGCAGTTGGAGTAGCTCAGGCACTAAAGAGAGAGGATGTTATAAATATACCGGGGTGTCCAACAAATCCAACAAATATTGTAGGAACATTACTCTCATATATCATGTTTGAAGAGTTACCTGCCCTTGATGAATTTAATCGACCTTTATGGGCTTATAAAGGAAGAGTTCATGATAATTGCGAAAGACGCGGGCACTATGAGCTAGGTGAATTTGTGCAAGAGTGGGGAGATGCAGGTGCTAAAAAAGGATATTGCCTTTTTGAGATGGGATGTAAAGGTCCATATACAAATGTTAATTGTCCAACTATGAAGTTTAACAGCTCTACAAGTTGGCCTGTTCAAGCCGGACATGGATGTATGGGATGTGTAGAGAGAGGTTTTGTAGATAAGTTTGCAAATGAGAGGAAATATGTTGAAGAAGAAAATAATGACTAA
- a CDS encoding TraR/DksA family transcriptional regulator gives MTQQEKIEIKKTIEKEIESLTQEVEKIQEQLKPIKKDCSLDSIDHKILKQDQNITIQRYEVAKKRLNRLKAAYLNVDTDEYGVCKECEEDINTQRLKLIPESQYCVACMNELGL, from the coding sequence ATGACACAGCAAGAAAAAATAGAAATTAAAAAAACTATAGAAAAAGAGATCGAAAGTCTCACACAAGAAGTAGAAAAAATACAAGAACAATTGAAACCTATAAAAAAAGATTGTTCTCTTGACAGTATCGATCATAAGATATTAAAACAAGATCAAAACATTACAATACAAAGATATGAAGTTGCCAAAAAAAGATTAAACAGATTAAAAGCTGCTTATTTAAATGTAGATACTGATGAGTATGGCGTTTGTAAAGAGTGTGAAGAAGATATTAATACACAGCGCTTAAAACTCATACCGGAATCTCAATATTGTGTAGCATGTATGAATGAACTGGGATTATAA
- a CDS encoding ABC transporter permease gives MRIFAMIVSKELLSFLRSVMLVIVVLYSFTADVYIAGAGIQIKPRNVVVGYVDETGGGISQKILARLHKPEFKPPIAFLSQKKLSDAIFNKEVMVGIIFDSDFEKNYKTGKKAQINLLLDATAASQSLTTLTYLQNIIFDFQAQNFPLVLKSHKLFNQNADNHSFMALTELLSVITLLIVILTAIVFVKEKEDGTWDIMLLTPVNPKIIILAKSFSQVIIVMAGTVLAVGFVLFGAFDVPLNGSFWAFMLLTFFYSISSAGIGLFVAAVSKDVMQVAQLSIIIMMPLIFLSGAWTPIYAMHPIFQKLSLFSPLRYYIEGTESIFFRGTEFIDLWPYFSGVVVLGIILYWYGFRKIGKLF, from the coding sequence ATGCGTATATTTGCTATGATAGTCAGTAAAGAATTACTCAGCTTTTTACGTTCGGTAATGCTTGTAATTGTGGTGCTTTACTCTTTTACTGCAGATGTTTACATTGCCGGTGCAGGAATTCAGATAAAACCGCGTAATGTAGTTGTCGGCTATGTTGATGAAACAGGCGGAGGCATCAGTCAAAAAATACTTGCAAGATTACATAAGCCGGAATTTAAGCCACCGATTGCTTTTCTTTCGCAAAAAAAACTTTCTGATGCTATTTTTAATAAAGAGGTAATGGTAGGTATAATATTTGACTCTGATTTTGAAAAAAACTACAAGACTGGAAAAAAAGCTCAAATCAATCTGCTACTTGATGCCACGGCAGCATCTCAAAGCTTGACAACACTAACTTATCTTCAAAATATTATATTTGATTTTCAAGCACAAAATTTTCCGCTTGTGTTAAAATCACACAAACTTTTTAATCAAAACGCTGATAATCACAGTTTTATGGCCCTTACTGAACTGCTTTCAGTGATTACTTTACTTATAGTTATTCTTACAGCCATAGTATTTGTAAAAGAAAAAGAAGACGGTACATGGGATATTATGCTGCTTACTCCGGTAAACCCTAAAATAATTATTTTGGCAAAAAGTTTTTCGCAGGTTATCATTGTCATGGCAGGTACGGTTTTGGCAGTAGGATTTGTACTCTTTGGTGCATTTGACGTACCGCTAAACGGTTCGTTTTGGGCATTTATGCTATTGACTTTTTTTTATTCCATCTCAAGTGCAGGTATAGGGCTCTTTGTAGCGGCAGTGTCCAAAGATGTAATGCAGGTGGCACAACTCTCCATTATCATTATGATGCCATTAATTTTTCTCAGCGGCGCATGGACGCCTATCTACGCAATGCATCCTATATTTCAAAAGCTTTCTCTGTTTTCACCGCTTCGTTATTACATAGAAGGAACGGAAAGTATTTTTTTTAGGGGTACAGAGTTTATTGATTTGTGGCCATATTTTAGTGGAGTTGTCGTTTTGGGAATTATACTTTACTGGTATGGATTTAGAAAAATTGGGAAATTGTTTTAA
- the hypF gene encoding carbamoyltransferase HypF codes for MSVEFISKTRLQLTIFGIVQGVGFRPFVYQLAQKDKLAGCVYNDGSGVIVEIEGDKVALDAFVDALQNSAPPLSRIEQLNVKILSCKNEIEFEIVKSKNSSVTTLVSPDVSLCDECLLEMNDKNNRRYKYPFINCTNCGPRYTITKTLPYDRINTSMAQFEMCDECRAEFENPFSRRYHAQPISCYKCGPRLVIKNIDSDTVNDTNPIEQCAQLIQNGKSIALKGLGGFHIVCDATNESAVKQLRKNKHRPTKPLAVMFLSIKEIKKVAKLSKKDEELILSRERPIVVVEKKDTTFLADSIAPNIDRIGVFLPYTPLHELLLTILKTPIVATSANVSDEPIVTDEKEIVKKLSFIVENILTHDREIINACDDSVVMSVDEKTLFLRLARGFGPKSFFTEANCKKKILAVGANQKNTMTLVFDNNMILSPHVGDLNSLEAFEYFEKTLDTFKKFYNFEPDIIVCDKHPRYETTAWAKEYISSHADIELVELQHHYAHALATMAEYSLDEEVLAFCFDGTGYGDDATLWGGEMLIASPQKYERVYHLQNIYLLGSEKAVREPRRVGLSLLFECFSLQEILVMQYPLVKSFSISEIKTLHTMYQRKINSPQSSSVGRLFDGVYALSGNIDDLGYEGESGLIIERMAKQSASKKNYTYIIDNNIISYKEMVYEILEEESSVKIAAKFLNTLCDIVVNISGKYPHLPVVLCGGVFQNKVLVAKIKEKFEELNIKCYIQESTPVNDGSISLGQAYYALKNSQ; via the coding sequence TTGTCAGTAGAGTTTATATCTAAAACAAGGTTGCAACTTACCATTTTTGGTATTGTCCAGGGTGTGGGATTTAGGCCTTTTGTTTATCAATTGGCACAAAAGGATAAGCTTGCAGGCTGCGTTTACAATGATGGTTCAGGTGTTATTGTAGAGATTGAAGGTGACAAGGTTGCTTTAGACGCTTTTGTAGATGCGTTACAAAATTCCGCTCCACCTCTGAGTAGGATAGAACAACTCAATGTAAAAATACTTTCTTGTAAAAATGAGATAGAATTTGAAATAGTAAAATCAAAGAACAGCAGTGTTACTACACTCGTCTCTCCTGATGTTTCACTGTGTGATGAGTGTCTCTTGGAGATGAATGACAAAAATAATAGAAGATATAAATACCCGTTTATAAATTGCACCAACTGTGGACCAAGATATACAATTACAAAAACGCTTCCTTATGATAGAATAAATACTTCAATGGCACAATTTGAAATGTGTGATGAGTGTAGAGCAGAGTTTGAAAATCCTTTTAGCAGAAGATACCATGCCCAACCCATTAGCTGTTATAAATGTGGTCCCCGATTAGTAATTAAAAACATAGACAGTGATACCGTTAATGATACAAACCCTATAGAGCAGTGTGCTCAATTGATTCAAAATGGAAAAAGTATTGCACTTAAAGGTTTAGGTGGTTTTCATATTGTATGTGATGCTACAAATGAGTCAGCAGTAAAGCAGTTGCGAAAAAATAAACATAGACCTACAAAACCTTTGGCTGTAATGTTTTTGTCAATTAAAGAGATTAAAAAAGTGGCAAAACTCTCCAAAAAAGATGAAGAACTTATTCTCTCACGCGAGAGACCCATTGTAGTGGTTGAGAAAAAAGATACTACTTTTTTAGCTGATTCAATTGCCCCAAATATAGACAGGATAGGTGTGTTTCTCCCTTATACGCCACTACATGAACTTTTACTGACAATATTAAAAACACCAATAGTCGCTACAAGTGCAAATGTGAGCGATGAGCCTATTGTTACTGATGAAAAAGAGATTGTAAAAAAACTCTCTTTTATTGTAGAGAATATACTCACGCATGACAGAGAGATAATAAATGCATGCGATGATAGTGTAGTTATGAGTGTGGACGAGAAAACACTTTTTTTACGACTTGCCAGAGGATTTGGACCAAAAAGCTTCTTTACAGAGGCTAATTGCAAAAAAAAGATTCTTGCAGTGGGTGCAAACCAAAAAAACACTATGACACTTGTCTTTGACAATAATATGATTTTATCGCCACATGTAGGTGATTTAAACTCGTTAGAAGCATTTGAATATTTTGAAAAAACTTTAGATACTTTTAAGAAATTTTACAACTTTGAACCGGACATAATAGTTTGTGATAAACATCCAAGATATGAAACAACTGCATGGGCAAAAGAGTATATATCATCTCACGCAGATATTGAACTCGTAGAGTTACAACATCATTATGCACATGCATTGGCAACCATGGCAGAGTACTCTTTAGATGAAGAAGTATTGGCATTTTGTTTTGATGGAACAGGCTATGGGGATGATGCAACGCTATGGGGTGGAGAAATGCTCATAGCTTCACCTCAAAAGTATGAGAGAGTTTATCATCTGCAAAATATATACCTTTTAGGCAGCGAAAAAGCAGTACGAGAACCAAGGAGAGTTGGCTTGTCTTTACTTTTTGAGTGTTTTTCTCTTCAAGAAATACTTGTAATGCAATATCCTTTGGTAAAAAGTTTCTCTATCTCCGAGATTAAAACACTTCATACAATGTATCAACGAAAGATAAATTCGCCACAAAGTTCATCAGTTGGAAGGCTCTTTGACGGTGTTTATGCACTGAGTGGCAATATTGATGATTTGGGTTATGAGGGTGAGAGTGGTCTTATTATTGAAAGAATGGCAAAACAGTCTGCTTCTAAAAAAAACTATACATATATCATAGATAATAATATAATAAGCTATAAAGAGATGGTATATGAGATTTTAGAAGAAGAATCATCTGTGAAAATAGCTGCAAAATTTTTAAACACATTGTGTGATATTGTCGTTAATATCTCTGGTAAATATCCACATTTGCCTGTTGTACTGTGTGGTGGAGTATTTCAGAACAAGGTGTTAGTTGCAAAAATCAAAGAGAAATTTGAAGAATTGAACATTAAATGCTATATTCAAGAGAGTACACCGGTTAATGATGGGAGTATTTCTCTTGGACAAGCATATTATGCACTAAAAAATAGCCAATGA